In Anguilla rostrata isolate EN2019 chromosome 1, ASM1855537v3, whole genome shotgun sequence, a genomic segment contains:
- the rbp5 gene encoding retinol-binding protein 5, with amino-acid sequence MALNLTGLYQMVSQENMDAYLHALDINIALRKIVCLLRPNKEITHDPATGHMKIRTLTTFRNFDMDFALGQPFKEDLGPVDGRVCETTVDWEGDKLVCVQKGEKEGRGWTHWVEGDLLHLEMRVQGVVAKQVFKKIK; translated from the exons ATGGCGCTTAATCTAACAGGACTGTACCAGATGGTTTCACAAGAGAACATGGACGCCTACCTTCATGCGTTAG ATATAAATATTGCCCTGAGAAAGATTGTGTGCCTTCTCCGGCCAAACAAAGAGATCACCCACGACCCAGCGACTGGTCACATGAAGATCCGCACCCTCACCACCTTCCGAAACTTTGATATGGACTTCGCCCTAGGACAGCCATTCAAAGAAGACCTGGGTCCAGTAGATGGACGAGTGTGTGag ACCACGGTGGACTGGGAGGGGGAcaagctggtgtgtgtgcagaagggggagaaagagggcaGAGGATGGACACACTGGGTGGAGGGAGACCTGCTGCATCTG GAGATGAGGGTGCAGGGGGTGGTCGCCAAGCAAGTTTTCAAGAAAATCAAATGA